A region of Pelagicoccus sp. SDUM812003 DNA encodes the following proteins:
- a CDS encoding LacI family DNA-binding transcriptional regulator codes for MPIPRNNPRKRAPTLADVGRAAGVSAMAVSAVLNGASSSVRISEETQKRIRKAAKELNYRPNIAARALVNRRMNTLGVFFVVEDHELNNYFLAVFNGIIDAASKYQQNVTVFTLDTWSDAKSQLEKAFDGRIDGMILIAPVVTAEFASGLDPNIPAVSLHANAEVDGMINIESDERTGAREMVELLLRKGHRRVMHLSGPRGLIGVERRIDGYREALQAQGVKPEEKLLVSTDYSEEGGRSKMRAWLKKNQGLDLPDAIFCANDSIALGCIEALAEAGIRVPDDVSVCGFDDTLIARATVPQLTTVRQPLKAMGAEAVDILMKRISNGEDAIKDLGKVVVHPTVLVERSSVRDLSAS; via the coding sequence ATGCCGATACCTCGCAACAATCCCCGAAAACGCGCCCCGACTCTTGCCGACGTAGGACGCGCCGCAGGTGTTTCCGCCATGGCGGTTTCCGCTGTCCTCAATGGTGCGAGCTCCTCTGTCCGCATTTCCGAAGAAACGCAGAAGCGGATTCGAAAAGCGGCGAAGGAGCTGAACTACCGCCCGAACATCGCGGCCCGGGCCCTGGTCAATCGTCGCATGAACACGCTGGGCGTGTTCTTCGTGGTGGAGGACCACGAGTTGAACAACTACTTCCTCGCGGTTTTCAACGGCATCATCGACGCCGCGTCCAAGTATCAGCAGAACGTGACGGTTTTCACTTTGGATACTTGGTCCGATGCCAAGTCGCAGCTCGAAAAAGCCTTCGATGGCCGAATCGACGGCATGATCCTCATCGCTCCAGTAGTCACGGCGGAGTTCGCTAGCGGGCTCGATCCGAATATTCCAGCGGTATCGCTGCACGCCAACGCCGAGGTGGATGGCATGATCAACATCGAGTCGGACGAGCGGACTGGAGCGCGTGAGATGGTCGAGCTGCTGCTGCGAAAAGGGCACCGTCGCGTCATGCACCTGAGCGGTCCGAGGGGGTTGATCGGCGTCGAGCGCCGCATCGACGGGTACCGCGAGGCCTTGCAGGCGCAGGGCGTGAAGCCGGAAGAGAAGCTGCTGGTGTCCACGGACTATTCGGAGGAAGGAGGGCGTTCCAAAATGCGGGCTTGGCTTAAGAAGAATCAGGGCCTGGATTTGCCCGACGCCATTTTCTGCGCCAACGACTCGATCGCTCTCGGCTGCATCGAAGCGCTCGCGGAAGCGGGCATTCGGGTGCCGGACGACGTGTCGGTTTGCGGATTCGACGATACCCTTATCGCCCGCGCCACGGTGCCTCAATTGACCACCGTGCGCCAGCCGCTCAAGGCGATGGGAGCGGAGGCGGTCGACATTTTGATGAAACGGATCTCCAATGGCGAAGACGCCATCAAGGACCTGGGCAAGGTGGTGGTGCACCCCACCGTATTGGTGGAGCGCAGCTCGGTGCGCGATCTCAGCGCGTCCTAG
- a CDS encoding glycoside hydrolase family 3 C-terminal domain-containing protein, with the protein MKHLTSLLAGALLLSSNSLAASDETEPFFSRVSDAEVEAVLDQLTLDEKVSLLHGSGMFYSGGVPRLGISEMAYTDGPIGVREEIERDSWNPAGRDDDYATYFPSGTALAATWDPDLAERYGAAIGAETRARGKDMLLAPSINVIRTPLCGRNYEYFSEEPFLTASLAGPYVKGVQSQDVFACVKHFVANNQETNRGSISVEVDETTFRELYLRPFESIVKTYQPGAVMGAYNRIRGTYACENPYLLDEILKGEWAYPGIVVSDWAATHSTKASIEAGLDVEMGTEADFENYYFAQPLIEGVKSGAVARSEVDEAARRVLRVMLATGKTDPDRAQGAINTKEHSALVREVARNAIVLLKDHAKLLPLDPSKYQRIAVIGDNATRQQAMGGFGASVKARYEVTPLQGLQNAIGDSVELTYARGYRPNYFKTGEGWVPIWEQTIDQALDPALLEEAIETARAADLVIFVAGTNRDVESEAADRKNLTLPFGQDALLTVLKAVNPNILTVVVAGAPVDLNIVDAKSDTLVWAWYNGSETGNALSDVLLGKANPSGKLPFTLPKSLDQIGAHALDAFPGDGETVRYKEGLLVGYRWLDAHQLEPLYPFGHGLSYSQFELGDAHVSDGSIQLEITNSSDLSGAETVQAYIEFPDTLDNRPVRQLAAFRKVDLDAGQSKLVSLDLPESVFQHYDEQQAAFRIESGDYVIRIGSSSRDLPLSVTVRR; encoded by the coding sequence ATGAAGCACCTAACATCCTTACTTGCGGGAGCGCTGCTCCTTTCCTCAAACAGCCTCGCTGCGAGCGACGAAACAGAACCGTTTTTCAGCCGCGTTAGCGACGCCGAAGTGGAGGCCGTGCTCGATCAGCTGACACTGGACGAAAAGGTGTCGTTGCTGCACGGCTCCGGCATGTTCTACTCGGGCGGCGTTCCTCGTCTAGGCATTAGCGAGATGGCCTACACGGATGGCCCCATCGGCGTGCGCGAGGAGATCGAACGCGACTCCTGGAATCCCGCTGGACGCGACGACGACTATGCCACCTATTTTCCAAGCGGCACCGCTCTGGCCGCCACCTGGGATCCGGACCTGGCCGAACGCTACGGCGCGGCGATCGGAGCCGAAACGCGGGCCCGCGGAAAGGACATGCTGCTGGCTCCCTCCATCAACGTGATCCGCACCCCGCTCTGCGGTCGAAACTACGAGTACTTCAGCGAAGAGCCCTTTCTGACTGCGAGCTTGGCGGGTCCCTACGTCAAAGGCGTGCAAAGCCAAGACGTCTTCGCGTGCGTGAAACACTTCGTGGCCAACAATCAGGAAACCAATCGCGGCTCGATCAGCGTGGAGGTCGACGAAACCACCTTCCGCGAACTCTATCTGCGGCCGTTTGAAAGCATCGTCAAAACCTACCAGCCGGGAGCCGTCATGGGAGCCTACAATCGCATCCGCGGAACCTACGCTTGCGAAAACCCATACCTGCTGGACGAGATTCTGAAAGGCGAATGGGCCTACCCGGGCATCGTCGTATCCGATTGGGCCGCCACCCACTCCACCAAAGCGTCCATCGAAGCCGGGCTCGACGTGGAGATGGGCACCGAAGCGGACTTCGAAAACTACTATTTCGCCCAGCCGCTCATCGAAGGGGTGAAATCCGGAGCGGTCGCTCGATCCGAGGTCGACGAAGCGGCCCGACGCGTCCTGCGGGTGATGCTGGCCACCGGCAAGACCGATCCGGATCGAGCCCAAGGGGCGATCAACACCAAGGAGCATTCCGCGCTGGTGCGAGAAGTCGCTCGAAACGCCATCGTGCTGCTGAAAGACCACGCCAAACTGCTGCCGCTCGATCCGAGCAAGTACCAGCGCATCGCCGTCATCGGAGACAACGCCACCCGCCAGCAAGCCATGGGCGGCTTCGGAGCCAGCGTCAAAGCTCGCTACGAAGTCACTCCCCTGCAGGGTCTGCAAAACGCCATCGGCGATTCGGTTGAACTGACCTACGCCCGCGGCTATCGTCCCAACTATTTCAAGACAGGTGAAGGCTGGGTCCCGATTTGGGAGCAAACCATCGACCAGGCCCTCGATCCTGCTCTACTCGAGGAAGCGATCGAAACCGCTCGAGCCGCCGACCTCGTCATCTTCGTAGCCGGCACCAACCGGGATGTGGAATCCGAAGCCGCCGATCGCAAAAACCTGACCTTGCCCTTCGGACAAGACGCCTTGCTCACCGTTCTCAAGGCGGTTAATCCCAACATCCTCACCGTAGTGGTAGCCGGAGCTCCGGTCGATCTCAACATAGTGGACGCCAAGAGCGACACCTTGGTCTGGGCCTGGTACAATGGATCGGAAACCGGCAACGCCCTGTCCGACGTCCTGCTGGGCAAAGCGAATCCCAGCGGCAAGCTCCCCTTCACCCTTCCCAAAAGTCTGGACCAGATCGGGGCGCACGCCCTTGACGCCTTTCCGGGAGACGGCGAGACCGTGCGCTACAAGGAGGGATTGCTCGTGGGCTACCGATGGCTCGACGCCCACCAGCTGGAGCCGCTCTACCCCTTCGGCCACGGCCTTAGCTATTCGCAGTTCGAGCTTGGGGACGCCCATGTATCGGATGGATCGATACAGCTGGAAATCACAAATTCGAGCGACCTATCCGGAGCCGAAACCGTGCAAGCCTATATCGAGTTTCCGGATACGCTCGACAATCGTCCCGTTCGTCAACTGGCCGCCTTTCGCAAGGTCGACCTCGACGCTGGGCAAAGCAAGCTCGTAAGCCTCGACCTGCCGGAATCCGTTTTTCAGCATTACGACGAGCAGCAGGCCGCCTTTCGCATCGAGTCGGGAGACTATGTCATCCGCATCGGAAGCTCGTCTCGCGACCTGCCGCTTTCGGTCACGGTGAGGCGCTAG
- a CDS encoding TIM-barrel domain-containing protein: MSQSPPNDGAVMDGSQYASRDLVEFEESRTALVSNPSWRRTDKGLEFIYEQGLLRLEVVNEDIIRVLCTPLNQWPAKQSCMVLEQTSRSATKWEIRERENTVSLETNTIEARVSKFSTRVSFFDKNGFELLAESPNGRIFIPSTVLGEETYQIEQRFDAPSVRTIHGLGSHQNRVANYKGKDVLLSQQNVVAATSFFVTDQRWGLLWDNDSITRFGDPRPMTDLSALVLRGRDGQTGGLSATYYKDADFQEALAMRLESEQAYEFIPDIPGDAPKDFSFQTGSIRWEGTIEAKQSGTHRFQLYGSSYTKIWVDGKLLVDRWRQNWMPWTNEFELDLETGAPLVIRIDWICDDGYHAFKCLPPAPDSLAEQIILNSEVGELIDYYFVHGQTPNEVVSNYRILTGRAPLMPRWAYGFWQCRERYQTQQELLDTARRFRELGLPLDNIVQDWFYWPEDSWGDHEFDPERYPDPQAMVDTIHQDLNAHLMISVWPKFYTSTENYKSMNANGWIYPRNVELGEKDWVGPGYVSSFYDAFNPEAGKAFWQGISEKLFSLGVDAWWIDATEADIHSNTSVLERKLRMNPTSKGSGARVFNAYSIHASQSVYEGQRSEKPDQRVFILTRSCHSGQQRYSATTWSGDVAASWQDLANQITAGFNFCASGIPYWTSDIGGFAVEPRFERPSSDADREEWRELQLRWFQFGAFCPIFRSHGQFPPREPFNIAPPGHPVYQSMLRYTKFRYRLLPYIYSLAGAVTHRGSSIMKPLAFDFPEDERAAHVQDQFLFGDCLMVAPVVEHQARQRSVYLPHGSDWFHLQSNRRFSGGRSVTVEAPLEDLALFARAGSFLFLGPEQQFTGQHANETVEVRIYPGADATFLLYEDDGLSYQYENFKYTCIEFRWSDRDRELSIGERQGAFEGMLEKRFFKIVDGSRIEGDAFEHASLSETRISYNGKACSVSLPRD, from the coding sequence ATGTCTCAATCCCCACCAAACGATGGCGCCGTGATGGATGGCTCGCAGTACGCTTCCCGCGATCTGGTGGAGTTCGAAGAAAGCCGTACGGCGCTCGTATCCAATCCGTCATGGCGCCGGACGGACAAAGGGCTCGAGTTCATCTACGAGCAGGGCCTCCTCAGATTGGAAGTGGTCAACGAGGATATTATTCGCGTTCTCTGCACGCCCCTGAATCAGTGGCCGGCCAAGCAAAGCTGCATGGTCCTCGAGCAAACGTCCCGCTCCGCGACGAAATGGGAAATACGCGAACGGGAAAACACCGTATCGCTTGAAACGAATACCATAGAGGCCCGCGTATCCAAGTTCTCGACACGCGTAAGCTTTTTCGATAAAAACGGATTCGAGCTGCTCGCGGAATCCCCGAACGGTCGGATTTTCATCCCATCCACCGTACTGGGCGAAGAAACCTATCAGATCGAACAGCGCTTCGACGCTCCTTCCGTTAGGACCATCCACGGTCTCGGCAGTCACCAAAACCGCGTTGCGAACTACAAGGGCAAAGACGTCCTGCTATCGCAGCAAAACGTCGTCGCTGCCACCTCCTTTTTCGTCACCGACCAGCGTTGGGGACTGCTATGGGACAACGATTCCATCACCCGCTTCGGCGACCCGCGCCCGATGACCGATCTTTCCGCCCTGGTTCTTCGCGGAAGGGACGGCCAAACCGGCGGTCTCAGCGCAACCTACTACAAGGATGCCGATTTCCAGGAAGCGCTCGCAATGCGACTGGAGAGCGAGCAGGCCTACGAGTTCATTCCCGACATTCCCGGCGACGCGCCGAAGGATTTCAGCTTTCAAACCGGAAGTATCCGCTGGGAGGGTACGATCGAAGCCAAACAATCCGGTACGCATAGATTTCAGCTGTATGGCTCCTCCTATACGAAAATCTGGGTGGACGGAAAACTGCTGGTCGATCGCTGGCGCCAGAACTGGATGCCGTGGACCAACGAATTCGAGCTGGATCTCGAAACGGGAGCCCCCCTCGTCATCCGGATCGATTGGATCTGCGACGACGGGTACCACGCCTTCAAATGCCTCCCTCCTGCTCCTGATTCGCTCGCAGAGCAAATCATTCTCAATTCGGAAGTGGGCGAGCTGATTGACTACTATTTCGTTCATGGACAAACTCCAAACGAAGTAGTATCGAACTACCGAATACTCACCGGTCGAGCACCATTGATGCCACGCTGGGCGTACGGCTTCTGGCAATGCCGCGAGCGCTACCAAACGCAGCAGGAGCTGCTCGACACCGCGCGAAGGTTCCGAGAACTGGGATTGCCCTTGGACAACATCGTGCAGGATTGGTTCTACTGGCCGGAGGACTCCTGGGGAGATCATGAATTCGACCCAGAGCGCTATCCAGACCCGCAAGCGATGGTGGATACGATTCACCAGGATTTGAATGCTCACCTCATGATCTCGGTTTGGCCAAAGTTCTATACTTCAACCGAGAACTACAAATCGATGAACGCAAACGGCTGGATCTATCCTCGAAATGTGGAACTTGGAGAAAAAGACTGGGTTGGACCGGGCTATGTATCCAGCTTCTATGACGCGTTCAACCCGGAAGCTGGCAAGGCCTTCTGGCAGGGGATCAGTGAAAAGCTCTTCTCGCTCGGCGTCGACGCCTGGTGGATCGATGCGACGGAAGCGGACATTCACTCCAACACCTCTGTATTGGAGCGAAAACTACGGATGAACCCGACGAGCAAAGGGAGCGGGGCTCGCGTTTTCAACGCATACTCGATCCATGCGTCACAGTCCGTCTATGAGGGGCAGCGAAGCGAAAAGCCGGATCAGCGCGTCTTCATTCTTACCCGCTCTTGCCACTCCGGACAACAACGCTACAGTGCCACGACTTGGAGCGGCGACGTCGCCGCAAGCTGGCAGGACCTGGCGAACCAAATCACCGCTGGCTTCAATTTCTGCGCTTCCGGCATTCCCTATTGGACCAGCGACATCGGAGGGTTCGCGGTCGAGCCGCGCTTCGAGCGCCCGAGCAGCGACGCCGATAGAGAGGAATGGAGAGAGCTGCAGCTTCGCTGGTTCCAGTTCGGCGCCTTCTGCCCCATCTTTCGCTCGCACGGACAGTTCCCTCCGCGCGAGCCTTTCAACATCGCGCCTCCTGGTCACCCCGTCTATCAGTCGATGCTCCGCTACACAAAGTTCCGGTATCGACTTCTCCCCTACATCTATTCGCTCGCCGGGGCGGTCACTCATCGTGGATCATCCATCATGAAGCCGCTCGCCTTCGACTTCCCGGAGGACGAGCGAGCGGCCCATGTCCAAGACCAGTTTCTTTTCGGCGATTGCTTGATGGTGGCTCCGGTTGTCGAACATCAAGCGCGCCAGCGATCCGTCTACCTTCCGCACGGCAGCGATTGGTTTCACTTGCAGAGCAATCGCCGATTCTCTGGAGGGCGAAGCGTGACCGTCGAAGCGCCCTTAGAGGATCTCGCTCTCTTCGCACGGGCAGGCAGCTTTCTCTTCCTCGGCCCAGAGCAGCAGTTCACCGGACAGCACGCGAACGAGACCGTTGAAGTTAGGATTTATCCCGGAGCGGATGCGACCTTCCTTCTCTACGAGGACGACGGCCTTTCCTATCAGTATGAAAATTTCAAATACACTTGCATCGAGTTTCGCTGGAGCGACCGTGACCGCGAGCTCAGCATCGGCGAACGTCAGGGCGCTTTTGAGGGCATGCTAGAGAAGCGTTTTTTCAAAATCGTAGATGGCAGCAGAATCGAAGGCGACGCCTTCGAGCATGCGTCGCTGAGCGAAACGAGAATCAGCTACAACGGAAAAGCCTGCAGCGTTTCGCTCCCGCGCGACTGA